In Dehalococcoidales bacterium, the following proteins share a genomic window:
- a CDS encoding ArdC family protein, whose product MVMYRPLQDQMNDFMLFGMSILFMGFIAGITKSMVTDKPVPEKRYIPMTGTKKPVVTVTCPICGEVIEVPEYNSVTRSEALSRHLRKEHSSTVGLRPQILMIEGGERMSAEYRDLTGFLRDPLPEYSLMTWLPAVEVEAGEKKIDAVMKQLKAGVEGIQDSYQFRLFLTTMAKFHDYSIGNQILIMLQKPEATRVAGFNTWKDLGRWVKKGEKGIAILAPVLPPKPKPEEKDDDDELKETEISPVYFKVVHVFDLDQTEGKPLPEFEVPVLTGEVNQALFARLLDLMKPRDIRVSFEPRPHLEPGIKGYYIHGEIWVRPEEPRAQQLKTLVHEIAHYYSEGVFRIPRQDAETIAESAAYVVGAHYGFDTGVRSFPYVALWARDKKVLDQNLNSIRRVAGTILEELEKAR is encoded by the coding sequence ATGGTGATGTACCGCCCATTACAGGACCAGATGAATGATTTCATGCTCTTCGGCATGTCCATCCTCTTTATGGGATTCATCGCCGGCATAACGAAGTCCATGGTAACCGATAAGCCGGTGCCGGAAAAGAGATATATACCTATGACCGGAACAAAGAAACCCGTGGTCACCGTTACCTGCCCCATTTGCGGCGAGGTTATCGAGGTGCCGGAATACAACTCAGTAACCAGGTCGGAGGCGCTCAGCCGGCACCTCAGGAAAGAGCATTCTTCAACCGTCGGGCTGCGTCCCCAGATCCTCATGATCGAGGGCGGCGAGAGGATGTCGGCGGAATACCGTGACCTTACCGGCTTCCTGCGCGACCCCCTGCCGGAGTACAGCCTGATGACATGGCTGCCGGCGGTGGAAGTGGAGGCGGGAGAGAAGAAGATCGACGCCGTCATGAAACAGCTCAAGGCCGGCGTCGAGGGTATCCAGGACAGCTACCAGTTTCGACTGTTTCTCACTACCATGGCGAAGTTCCACGACTACTCCATCGGTAACCAGATCCTCATCATGCTCCAGAAGCCGGAAGCAACCAGGGTGGCCGGCTTCAACACCTGGAAGGATCTGGGCCGCTGGGTGAAGAAGGGCGAGAAGGGTATCGCCATCCTGGCGCCGGTATTACCGCCGAAACCTAAGCCTGAAGAGAAGGATGATGATGATGAACTCAAGGAAACGGAGATTAGCCCCGTCTACTTCAAAGTTGTTCACGTTTTTGATCTTGACCAAACCGAAGGTAAGCCGCTCCCGGAGTTTGAAGTCCCCGTGCTCACCGGAGAGGTCAACCAGGCGCTTTTTGCCAGGCTGTTAGACCTGATGAAGCCAAGAGATATCCGGGTGAGCTTTGAGCCCAGACCTCATCTTGAACCGGGGATAAAAGGGTATTACATCCACGGTGAGATATGGGTGCGGCCCGAGGAGCCAAGGGCGCAGCAGCTCAAGACACTGGTTCACGAGATAGCCCACTATTACTCGGAAGGCGTCTTCCGGATACCACGGCAGGATGCGGAAACTATCGCCGAAAGCGCCGCATACGTTGTCGGCGCCCACTACGGCTTCGATACTGGCGTCCGTTCCTTTCCCTACGTGGCGTTATGGGCACGGGACAAGAAGGTGCTCGACCAGAACCTGAACTCTATACGCCGGGTGGCCGGCACAATACTTGAGGAACTGGAGAAGGCAAGATGA